A single Tuberibacillus sp. Marseille-P3662 DNA region contains:
- a CDS encoding histidine phosphatase family protein has protein sequence MTTICLVRHGETDWNALGKLQGKTDIPLNETGRLQAKECQQFLENDDWDVIITSPLQRAKETAAIINQNLQAPLEVMNEFQERSFGEGEGLTIPERDELYPGRTYPDQEEWEDMRDRVMAGIHAINEKYHNAKILLVAHGAVINAILTTLSDGDVGSGKTKLINACISNIEYLEEQWQVKAFNQVSHLSHYN, from the coding sequence ATAACAACAATTTGTTTAGTGCGACACGGCGAGACGGATTGGAATGCTTTAGGAAAATTACAGGGGAAAACCGATATTCCATTAAATGAAACGGGGCGACTTCAGGCAAAAGAGTGTCAGCAGTTTCTGGAAAATGATGATTGGGATGTCATTATAACAAGCCCTTTGCAGCGGGCTAAGGAAACAGCTGCCATTATTAATCAAAATTTACAAGCGCCTCTTGAAGTCATGAATGAATTTCAAGAGAGATCTTTTGGCGAAGGGGAAGGCCTAACTATACCTGAGCGTGATGAGCTCTATCCAGGTAGAACCTATCCCGATCAGGAAGAATGGGAAGATATGCGCGATCGGGTGATGGCGGGCATTCATGCCATCAATGAGAAGTATCATAACGCGAAAATTTTACTTGTTGCGCACGGTGCCGTGATTAATGCGATTTTAACAACTTTGTCGGATGGTGACGTAGGGTCTGGGAAGACGAAGCTTATTAACGCGTGCATCAGTAATATCGAGTATTTAGAAGAGCAGTGGCAGGTTAAGGCGTTTAATCAAGTGTCGCATTTATCTCATTATAATTAA
- the ehuD gene encoding ectoine/hydroxyectoine ABC transporter permease subunit EhuD produces MTWDWSTVFDCFPLIFKGMWITLGLTIACYVFALVFGFFWTFVKRIPLKPLQWVITTVIEFIRSTPPLVQLFFLYYAWPMVPTVGVTLNPITAAILGLGIHFSTYISEIYRSGIESVDKGQWEAATALNLSTRQKWTKIILPQAIPPTIPMLGNYLIIMFKEVPLASTISVSGMLLMAKNFGSANWAYLEPLTLVAAFFLILSYPSALLISKLEKKLNRRFDKSQPTGASKIDDEGVVANG; encoded by the coding sequence ATGACTTGGGATTGGAGTACCGTATTTGATTGTTTTCCCTTGATTTTCAAAGGTATGTGGATCACACTTGGACTCACCATCGCCTGCTACGTATTTGCTTTAGTTTTTGGTTTTTTCTGGACTTTCGTTAAAAGAATTCCATTAAAGCCGCTTCAATGGGTGATAACGACTGTTATTGAATTCATTCGGTCAACACCCCCTCTGGTTCAGTTATTCTTCTTATACTATGCATGGCCAATGGTGCCCACTGTAGGCGTAACTTTAAATCCGATAACAGCTGCCATACTGGGATTAGGGATTCATTTCAGCACCTATATTTCAGAAATCTATCGTTCCGGAATAGAGTCGGTTGATAAAGGGCAATGGGAAGCCGCAACAGCATTGAATCTATCAACTCGGCAGAAGTGGACTAAAATCATCTTACCACAGGCGATTCCACCAACGATTCCAATGCTCGGTAACTATTTGATTATTATGTTTAAGGAAGTCCCTCTGGCTTCAACCATTAGCGTTTCAGGTATGCTGTTAATGGCGAAAAACTTCGGTTCAGCGAACTGGGCTTATCTAGAACCCTTAACTCTTGTTGCTGCCTTTTTCCTTATTCTGAGTTATCCTTCAGCCCTACTTATTAGTAAACTTGAAAAGAAACTGAACCGCCGCTTTGATAAGAGCCAACCTACAGGAGCAAGCAAGATTGATGATGAAGGAGTGGTCGCAAATGGTTGA
- a CDS encoding histidine phosphatase family protein, with protein sequence MQEIYLIRHCQALGQDHEAALTDDGNRQAYKLAHLLENKGIGQIKSSSFNRAIASIQPLATMLNMNIETDERLCERVLSRHPMEDWYEKLAQSFIDLDVTYEGGESSREGMNRGVNVINDILYAENDQSAAVVTHGGLMSLILKHYQPDFSFSDWEGLSNPDVYLLNFNSANELKDIQQIALKI encoded by the coding sequence ATGCAAGAGATTTATTTAATTCGACATTGCCAGGCATTAGGACAAGACCATGAAGCCGCATTGACAGATGACGGTAACAGGCAAGCCTATAAATTGGCTCATCTATTAGAAAATAAGGGCATTGGTCAAATTAAGTCGAGCTCATTTAATAGAGCCATTGCTTCCATTCAGCCATTAGCAACGATGTTAAACATGAATATTGAAACAGATGAACGCTTATGCGAAAGGGTGCTGAGTCGACATCCAATGGAAGACTGGTATGAAAAATTAGCACAGTCGTTTATAGATTTGGATGTGACATATGAAGGGGGCGAATCCTCTAGAGAAGGCATGAACAGGGGAGTGAACGTGATTAACGACATATTATATGCAGAAAATGATCAGTCCGCAGCTGTCGTGACCCACGGAGGCTTGATGTCACTCATTTTGAAACACTATCAACCTGATTTTTCCTTTTCAGACTGGGAAGGCCTCTCAAATCCTGATGTTTATTTATTGAATTTTAATAGCGCGAATGAACTTAAAGATATCCAACAAATTGCACTTAAAATATGA
- a CDS encoding amino acid ABC transporter permease, whose translation MSQYSEIFSVLIKGIDITLYVLVLSAILGYSMAFIAGFGRLSNNKLIRKFTGFFVEIFRGTSLIVQLFWFYFALPGLFESIESMPGLWAGVLAISLNYGAYMSEVVRGSILSVSKGQTEAATALNMSRFQRMRLVIFPQAVRMMLPEFGNYLVQMLKATSLVSLIGLSDILYHGDIFRSTHISLAPTVFGLILIFYFIMALPLIGLTKWLERLSSKGVASE comes from the coding sequence ATTAGTCAATATAGCGAAATCTTCTCAGTATTAATTAAAGGCATCGATATCACGCTATACGTTTTAGTCCTATCCGCTATTTTGGGTTACTCAATGGCGTTTATCGCCGGTTTTGGCCGGCTTTCTAATAATAAATTGATTCGCAAGTTTACCGGTTTTTTCGTAGAAATTTTCCGGGGAACTTCCTTAATTGTCCAATTATTTTGGTTCTATTTTGCCCTGCCAGGCCTATTTGAAAGTATCGAAAGTATGCCCGGTCTTTGGGCAGGCGTTTTAGCCATATCACTCAATTATGGCGCCTATATGTCAGAAGTGGTACGTGGGTCGATACTGTCCGTTAGTAAGGGGCAAACGGAAGCCGCAACTGCCCTGAATATGTCACGGTTTCAGCGTATGCGTTTAGTGATTTTTCCACAAGCCGTTCGCATGATGCTTCCCGAATTTGGTAATTACCTTGTTCAAATGTTGAAAGCGACATCGCTCGTTTCCCTCATTGGCTTATCTGATATTCTATACCATGGTGACATTTTTAGGAGTACTCATATTTCATTGGCACCAACCGTTTTTGGGTTAATTCTTATCTTTTATTTTATAATGGCACTGCCATTAATTGGATTAACAAAATGGTTAGAACGGTTGTCATCGAAAGGGGTGGCGAGTGAATGA
- a CDS encoding HAD family hydrolase, giving the protein MFEAVIFDCDGLLIDTETAWYKAVKQLYHDHGHDISLEQYLQSVGGSLDAFNPYEQLRDLLDQPVEVEDLIQAATRTQEALMEKETLRPGVKDYLRSAKEMGLQIGLASSSDFDWVSFHTKNHGIFDDFDIVVTADDVKQVKPAPDLYLQVLEKLQVASNHTVVFEDSLNGLHAAKTAGTTCVVVPNEITQGLNFDRSDRVIASMADVKLSDLLASLS; this is encoded by the coding sequence ATGTTTGAAGCTGTTATTTTTGATTGCGATGGTTTGTTGATTGATACAGAAACGGCATGGTACAAAGCGGTTAAACAACTGTATCATGACCATGGACACGATATTTCTCTCGAACAATACTTACAAAGTGTCGGCGGGTCACTTGATGCCTTCAATCCTTACGAACAATTGCGCGATTTGTTGGATCAACCTGTCGAAGTTGAGGATTTGATTCAGGCTGCTACGAGGACGCAGGAAGCACTCATGGAGAAAGAAACATTAAGACCCGGGGTGAAAGATTACTTGCGATCAGCCAAGGAAATGGGGTTGCAGATCGGACTTGCTTCAAGTTCTGATTTTGATTGGGTGTCGTTTCATACGAAAAATCATGGTATTTTTGATGATTTTGATATTGTTGTAACCGCAGATGATGTCAAGCAAGTCAAACCAGCCCCTGACCTTTATTTGCAAGTTTTGGAAAAATTACAAGTAGCGTCAAATCATACGGTTGTTTTTGAAGATTCACTGAATGGTTTGCATGCAGCAAAAACGGCAGGGACGACCTGTGTCGTTGTTCCTAATGAAATTACCCAAGGTTTGAATTTTGATAGAAGTGATCGCGTCATTGCTTCCATGGCAGACGTCAAGTTATCGGATTTATTAGCTTCTTTATCATGA
- a CDS encoding O-acetyl-ADP-ribose deacetylase, whose protein sequence is MSRLNLLQADITKLDVDAIVNAANESLLGGGGVDGAIHKAGGPQISQECQIIKKRQNNCPTGDAVYTSAGDMPSRYVIHTVGPVWSGDSQTEQALLQSCYDQSLMLAEQLDVETIAFPNISTGVYGYPKQQAADVAIQTVKRFFQTQPESSIRKVFFVCYDEENYQLYKRMLKNREGSYD, encoded by the coding sequence ATGTCAAGGTTAAATCTGCTTCAAGCAGATATTACGAAATTGGATGTTGATGCCATTGTTAACGCTGCTAATGAGTCATTACTTGGCGGTGGGGGTGTGGATGGTGCTATTCATAAAGCAGGTGGTCCGCAAATTTCACAGGAATGTCAGATCATCAAGAAGCGACAAAACAACTGCCCAACAGGAGATGCCGTTTATACATCAGCAGGAGATATGCCTTCACGATATGTTATTCATACGGTTGGGCCAGTCTGGTCAGGGGATAGTCAAACCGAACAAGCATTGCTGCAAAGTTGCTATGACCAATCTTTAATGTTGGCTGAACAGCTTGACGTTGAAACAATAGCTTTTCCGAATATCAGTACAGGGGTCTACGGATATCCAAAACAACAAGCAGCAGACGTCGCCATCCAAACGGTGAAACGTTTTTTTCAAACTCAACCTGAGTCCTCAATTCGTAAAGTGTTTTTTGTTTGTTATGACGAAGAAAATTATCAACTCTACAAACGTATGCTCAAAAACAGGGAAGGATCATACGATTAA
- the ehuA gene encoding ectoine/hydroxyectoine ABC transporter ATP-binding protein EhuA produces the protein MVDPIVSYKNIHKSFGDVDVLKGIDLDIAPAEKIALIGPSGSGKTTIIRMLMTLEQPTSGIIEVDGHSLWHMEKNGKQVPANEKHLRQVRGDIGMVFQHFNLFPHMTILKNCMTSPIHVQGISKNEAKQRSVEMLEKVGLGDKLDVYPNQLSGGQKQRVAMARALVMRPKVMLFDEVTSALDPELVGEVLEVIRDIAKEGEMAMILVTHEMEFARDVADRVLFLDNGTIAEEGTPEQVLEHSKSDRLQSFLSRFRAG, from the coding sequence ATGGTTGATCCGATTGTCAGTTATAAAAACATTCATAAGTCATTTGGGGATGTTGACGTTCTTAAAGGAATTGATCTAGACATCGCCCCTGCTGAAAAGATTGCACTGATCGGCCCAAGTGGTTCCGGAAAAACAACGATTATCCGTATGCTCATGACACTGGAGCAGCCAACCTCTGGCATCATCGAGGTCGATGGTCATTCACTTTGGCACATGGAGAAGAACGGTAAACAAGTGCCTGCCAATGAAAAACATTTGCGCCAGGTCCGTGGCGACATCGGGATGGTGTTTCAACATTTTAACCTATTCCCTCATATGACGATTCTAAAAAATTGCATGACATCTCCGATTCACGTCCAAGGTATCTCTAAGAACGAAGCTAAACAACGTTCAGTCGAGATGCTAGAGAAAGTCGGTTTAGGTGATAAATTAGACGTCTATCCAAACCAACTTTCCGGCGGACAAAAACAACGTGTGGCCATGGCTCGTGCCCTTGTCATGCGTCCGAAAGTGATGTTGTTCGATGAAGTCACTTCTGCGCTTGACCCGGAGCTTGTCGGTGAAGTCCTTGAAGTCATCCGTGACATAGCCAAAGAAGGCGAAATGGCAATGATCTTGGTCACACATGAAATGGAGTTCGCTCGTGACGTCGCTGACCGTGTCCTCTTCCTAGATAATGGTACAATTGCCGAAGAAGGGACACCAGAGCAAGTACTAGAGCATTCGAAAAGCGACCGATTACAGTCGTTTCTCAGCCGGTTCCGCGCCGGTTAA
- a CDS encoding GNAT family N-acetyltransferase codes for MDPILLDFPSEIKTRRLILRMPKPGDGQVINEAICHSINDLRPWMAFAKDIPTVEESEKNVREACAKFILREALRFHIFHKEGGQFIGSAGLSHPHWDLPKFMIGYWLNSYEKGQGYMTEAVQGLTDFAFHHVGAKRLEMLIAVDNRKSQKVAERAGYTLEGVLKNEDRLMDGRLADSYLYAKTPDKMERTHYGVPDENK; via the coding sequence TTGGATCCGATTCTATTGGATTTCCCTTCAGAAATTAAGACGCGTAGACTGATTCTGCGGATGCCAAAGCCAGGGGATGGTCAAGTCATTAACGAAGCCATCTGTCATTCAATTAATGATCTAAGACCTTGGATGGCCTTTGCAAAAGACATTCCAACAGTTGAAGAGAGTGAAAAAAATGTTCGGGAGGCCTGTGCTAAATTTATATTAAGAGAAGCTTTGCGCTTTCATATCTTTCATAAAGAGGGAGGTCAGTTCATTGGTTCAGCGGGGTTGAGTCACCCGCATTGGGATCTACCCAAATTCATGATAGGGTATTGGCTCAATAGTTATGAAAAGGGTCAAGGCTATATGACTGAGGCGGTTCAAGGATTGACTGATTTTGCATTTCACCATGTTGGGGCAAAACGGTTGGAAATGCTTATCGCTGTTGACAATAGGAAAAGTCAGAAGGTCGCTGAGAGAGCTGGTTATACTTTGGAAGGTGTTTTAAAAAATGAAGACCGTCTCATGGACGGGCGTCTTGCGGATAGTTATCTATATGCTAAAACACCGGATAAGATGGAGAGAACTCATTATGGAGTTCCAGATGAGAATAAATAG
- a CDS encoding NAD(P)/FAD-dependent oxidoreductase yields MNDTRYDVTIIGGGPAGLFTAFYAGMRDMKVNIVEALPHLGGQLSAVYPEKYIYDVGGIPKIKAQHLVDQLTDQMMQFAPDIALSETAKGIERDADGFVIQTDKAEHRSKAVIITGGIGAFEPRKLKLDEATQYENGNLHYFVKDVSQFEDRDVLICGGGDSAVDWALMLEPIAKSVTLIHRNDRFRAHEQSVTKLHESSVKVMTPYVPAGLEGDNGNIDQVTIANPKDPEDVQTVKIDDMIVNYGFVSSLGPLKDWGLNIEKNSIVVNGKYETNIEGVYAVGDINSYDGKINLIATGFGEAPVAINEIKMNIDPGARRQPMHSTTLFEQKAKQS; encoded by the coding sequence ATGAACGATACGCGATATGACGTTACAATCATCGGTGGAGGTCCGGCTGGCCTGTTCACCGCTTTTTACGCGGGTATGCGCGATATGAAAGTGAACATCGTTGAGGCATTGCCGCATTTGGGCGGGCAACTTTCGGCTGTCTATCCGGAAAAATATATTTATGATGTCGGTGGTATTCCTAAAATAAAAGCACAACATCTCGTTGACCAACTCACTGACCAAATGATGCAATTTGCACCAGATATCGCCTTATCGGAAACAGCGAAAGGTATTGAAAGAGATGCCGATGGTTTTGTTATTCAAACAGATAAAGCTGAACACCGATCCAAGGCAGTTATTATTACCGGGGGCATTGGCGCGTTTGAACCAAGGAAATTAAAATTGGATGAAGCAACACAATATGAAAATGGTAATTTGCATTATTTTGTGAAAGACGTTAGTCAATTTGAGGATAGAGATGTTCTCATATGCGGCGGTGGCGATTCAGCTGTCGACTGGGCTTTAATGCTTGAACCTATTGCGAAATCCGTAACATTAATTCATCGGAACGACCGTTTTAGGGCTCATGAGCAAAGCGTCACTAAGCTTCATGAATCATCGGTTAAGGTTATGACTCCTTACGTTCCCGCAGGTCTGGAAGGCGATAACGGCAATATTGACCAGGTGACCATCGCCAATCCAAAAGATCCTGAAGATGTTCAAACGGTCAAGATTGATGATATGATTGTTAATTATGGGTTTGTATCATCATTGGGGCCGCTTAAAGACTGGGGCTTGAATATCGAGAAGAATTCGATTGTCGTGAATGGCAAATACGAGACGAATATTGAAGGTGTTTACGCGGTCGGTGATATCAATTCGTATGATGGCAAGATTAATCTCATCGCGACAGGATTCGGTGAAGCACCTGTTGCCATCAATGAAATCAAGATGAACATTGACCCGGGCGCGCGCAGACAACCTATGCACAGTACAACGTTATTTGAGCAAAAAGCCAAACAATCATAA
- a CDS encoding macrolide family glycosyltransferase: MAKYLYINLPAEGHVNPTLAVVKELVERGNQVVYYATDDFSSKITNTGAEFRSLGSGININQMMEEKEPNVIMDHFVQMIEGTVDKVSEDIKNDSFDCVLYDANALPGKMIAKQHQLPSISTWSIFAIDDQGTMFEKLHEQSQSQTIIDPDRLNPWIHHWREKYDLDLPEFPQAMLCEGDLNIVFTSKYFQMEAEKFSDDTYTFVGPSLTEREDSESTFLPSTAHQPILFMSMGTVLNNQPDLYQKVIEAFADFPGTVIMSVGKQIDISSLGAVPDHFIVKPYVPQLEVLKHTDVFITHCGMNSTNEALYHQLPLVMLPAGNDQPIIAQRVEELGAGIRLNIDTVSPNDLRQAVNEVIKNSTYQQQAAKISESFKNSGGYKRAVDTIQQFMEDYHFDHEDHSKKYSETT, from the coding sequence ATGGCAAAGTACTTGTATATCAATCTCCCAGCTGAAGGACATGTCAATCCAACCCTTGCCGTTGTTAAGGAACTAGTTGAAAGAGGCAATCAAGTGGTCTACTATGCCACTGACGACTTTAGTTCCAAAATCACGAATACGGGTGCTGAATTCCGATCTTTGGGTTCAGGGATAAACATCAATCAAATGATGGAGGAAAAAGAACCCAATGTGATCATGGACCACTTTGTTCAAATGATAGAAGGCACCGTTGATAAGGTTTCTGAGGATATTAAAAATGATTCGTTTGACTGTGTTCTATATGATGCCAATGCATTACCAGGGAAAATGATAGCCAAACAACACCAATTACCCTCAATATCAACATGGAGCATTTTTGCCATCGATGATCAGGGAACGATGTTCGAAAAATTACACGAACAATCCCAGTCCCAAACCATAATAGATCCTGATCGCTTAAACCCATGGATACACCATTGGCGTGAGAAGTATGACCTTGATCTACCTGAATTTCCCCAAGCGATGCTTTGTGAAGGGGATTTAAATATTGTTTTTACTTCAAAATATTTTCAAATGGAAGCAGAGAAGTTTTCAGATGACACTTATACCTTTGTCGGTCCTTCCTTGACTGAGCGGGAAGACAGTGAATCAACATTCCTCCCGTCGACTGCTCATCAGCCAATTCTTTTCATGTCGATGGGAACCGTTTTAAATAATCAACCTGATCTTTATCAAAAGGTCATTGAAGCCTTCGCTGATTTTCCTGGGACGGTTATTATGAGTGTCGGCAAACAAATTGATATCTCTAGTCTTGGAGCTGTTCCCGATCATTTTATCGTCAAACCTTATGTTCCTCAACTGGAAGTGTTGAAACATACGGATGTCTTTATTACCCATTGTGGTATGAATAGTACAAATGAAGCGCTCTATCATCAATTACCGCTTGTGATGTTACCGGCCGGAAACGACCAGCCCATCATAGCCCAGCGCGTTGAAGAACTCGGAGCAGGAATTCGCTTAAATATCGATACCGTTTCTCCAAACGACCTTCGTCAAGCGGTTAATGAGGTGATCAAAAACTCGACTTACCAACAGCAGGCTGCCAAAATCAGTGAATCATTCAAAAACTCTGGTGGTTATAAGCGGGCCGTTGATACCATTCAGCAATTTATGGAGGATTATCATTTCGATCATGAAGATCATTCAAAAAAGTATTCAGAAACGACATAA
- the ehuB gene encoding ectoine/hydroxyectoine ABC transporter substrate-binding protein EhuB: protein MRKITTVLVLCLSLILLSACGSSDETSSGDSDSGSGNGSKSKLAELKDKGTVTVGFANEKPYAYKEDGELKGEAVAIAKEIFKNLGVDKMKGKLADFGQLIPGLKAGQFDVITAGMAIQPKRCEEADFGEPELKYGEGIVVQKGNPKDIHSYEDIANNSDINVSVMSGATEIGFLKSQGVSEKQINQAPDIPATFSAIQSGRADVTTATEMTLKMAVESADQSKLEFVTDFEQPDVEGVPSYGAAAFSKDSDELRKAYNKELKKLKDNGKLLELVKPSGFGERNLIKKDLTTEDLCKG, encoded by the coding sequence ATGAGAAAAATTACAACAGTTTTGGTGTTATGTCTATCTCTGATTTTATTATCTGCCTGCGGTTCTTCTGATGAAACGAGCAGCGGTGATAGCGACAGTGGAAGTGGAAACGGAAGTAAAAGTAAATTAGCCGAACTAAAAGATAAAGGGACGGTCACCGTTGGGTTTGCGAACGAAAAACCCTATGCCTATAAAGAGGACGGTGAGCTTAAAGGTGAGGCTGTAGCTATTGCTAAGGAGATCTTCAAAAACCTTGGTGTTGATAAGATGAAAGGTAAGCTTGCCGATTTCGGCCAACTCATTCCAGGCTTAAAAGCCGGTCAATTTGATGTCATTACTGCAGGGATGGCTATTCAGCCCAAACGATGCGAAGAAGCAGACTTTGGTGAACCGGAACTAAAATACGGCGAAGGTATTGTTGTCCAAAAAGGCAATCCAAAAGATATTCATAGTTATGAAGATATCGCCAATAATTCTGATATAAACGTATCTGTCATGTCTGGAGCAACAGAAATTGGCTTTTTAAAATCCCAAGGGGTCAGTGAAAAGCAAATTAATCAGGCTCCTGATATTCCGGCAACATTCTCTGCTATCCAATCAGGACGTGCTGACGTCACAACAGCAACGGAAATGACATTGAAAATGGCCGTTGAATCAGCTGACCAAAGCAAACTCGAATTCGTTACTGATTTTGAGCAGCCGGATGTTGAAGGTGTACCAAGTTACGGTGCCGCTGCATTCAGTAAAGATAGTGATGAATTAAGAAAAGCTTATAACAAAGAACTTAAAAAGTTAAAAGACAATGGCAAACTTCTGGAACTTGTCAAACCTTCTGGATTTGGTGAAAGAAACCTTATTAAAAAAGATCTGACGACTGAAGACCTTTGCAAAGGATAA
- the aroB gene encoding 3-dehydroquinate synthase, whose amino-acid sequence MAQLHIPIKKVVDQSYDIEIGFHLVDVLINDLKSDLVTGVNKYAIITDSKVKDIYGDQLLEKMKQQGFDVELFSFPSGETSKTRHTKASIEDLMLEKSFGRDSCIIAIGGGAVTDLAGFVAGTFSRGIPCINYATTLLAAADASVGGKTAVNTPVATNLIGVFHQPEKVYIDLATWSTLPVRELRSGLAETIKHACLADEEFFVYLEENIDKIVSTDGTLILNQAVCEHIAFKNCEIKYSVVEKDELETNLRQILNLGHTAGRALEALSGYQLFHGEAVAIGLVIQAKLGQRLDFLLEEDVNRIISLLKKSGLPVQMPSDISHESLLEKMYTDKKVRKGSIRFVFQDRIGNMKQFENSHYSIPVDEALILKTLEEC is encoded by the coding sequence ATGGCACAGTTACATATACCCATCAAAAAAGTGGTTGATCAGTCCTATGATATTGAAATCGGTTTTCATCTTGTTGATGTTCTAATCAATGATTTGAAAAGTGATCTAGTCACGGGTGTCAATAAGTATGCGATTATAACAGATTCAAAAGTCAAAGACATCTATGGTGATCAACTTTTAGAAAAAATGAAACAGCAAGGATTTGATGTTGAATTATTCTCATTTCCATCAGGAGAGACATCCAAAACTCGGCACACGAAAGCAAGCATTGAAGATCTAATGTTAGAGAAGTCATTCGGCCGGGATAGTTGTATCATTGCTATAGGCGGTGGTGCGGTGACTGACTTAGCGGGTTTTGTTGCCGGTACCTTCAGCCGGGGTATTCCTTGCATCAACTATGCGACAACCTTGTTAGCTGCCGCAGATGCGTCGGTAGGCGGTAAGACGGCTGTTAACACACCTGTAGCTACTAATTTAATTGGTGTATTTCATCAACCTGAGAAGGTTTATATTGATTTGGCAACTTGGTCAACGCTGCCCGTTCGTGAATTAAGAAGTGGACTGGCTGAGACGATCAAACATGCTTGCCTGGCCGATGAAGAGTTTTTTGTTTACCTAGAGGAGAACATTGATAAAATTGTCTCTACTGATGGCACACTTATACTGAATCAAGCTGTTTGTGAACATATTGCTTTTAAAAATTGTGAAATCAAGTATAGTGTCGTTGAAAAGGATGAGTTGGAAACCAATTTACGGCAAATTCTCAATTTGGGGCATACAGCAGGTAGGGCCTTAGAAGCTTTAAGTGGTTATCAACTTTTTCATGGAGAAGCGGTTGCGATTGGTCTCGTAATTCAAGCCAAATTGGGACAGAGATTGGACTTTTTACTTGAAGAAGATGTAAATCGAATCATTTCCCTTCTGAAAAAGTCTGGATTACCGGTGCAAATGCCAAGTGATATAAGTCATGAATCTTTATTAGAAAAAATGTATACTGACAAAAAAGTTCGAAAAGGAAGTATTCGTTTCGTGTTTCAAGATCGAATCGGGAATATGAAGCAATTTGAAAATAGTCATTACTCTATTCCTGTCGATGAAGCTCTGATATTAAAAACACTTGAGGAATGTTGA
- a CDS encoding formate/nitrite transporter family protein, with amino-acid sequence MAYNNHKSNNQENKLIQPSRQYFVPSQIMNTFSQKGKDHLQKEMSAQFILSIKAGAFMTFGAVFSILLTMGVNQQGLAYLLSGLGFATGYLMVFMSEAILFTEVNVLLPTYLLQKPYWLQKRHLKFWLATYIGNIIGALFVAMLILFSDSMDPSFSKELETLLSHKMKFSEHGWWGWLQVVLSGIVANWLIGMATFLTTSARDLIGKMAGTALPVILFVAGNFQHSAANMGYFSLGVIASDQYSWTDYLFFNLIPASIGNIIGGAILVSLLFSYAFRNEMNGQLDQ; translated from the coding sequence ATGGCTTACAATAATCACAAGTCAAATAATCAAGAAAATAAACTAATACAACCTTCAAGACAATATTTTGTCCCTTCGCAAATCATGAATACATTTAGCCAGAAAGGGAAAGATCACCTTCAAAAAGAGATGTCCGCGCAGTTTATTCTCTCAATAAAAGCTGGAGCCTTTATGACGTTTGGTGCTGTTTTTTCAATTTTGCTGACCATGGGCGTTAATCAGCAGGGCTTAGCTTATTTGTTATCCGGTCTTGGGTTTGCGACGGGATACTTAATGGTATTTATGTCTGAAGCTATTTTATTTACAGAAGTGAATGTACTGCTTCCTACCTATCTATTACAAAAACCTTATTGGCTTCAAAAACGTCACTTAAAATTCTGGCTTGCTACCTATATAGGGAATATCATCGGTGCGTTGTTTGTTGCGATGCTCATTCTTTTTTCCGACTCGATGGATCCAAGTTTTTCAAAAGAGCTGGAGACGCTTCTGAGTCATAAAATGAAATTCAGTGAACACGGCTGGTGGGGATGGCTTCAGGTGGTTTTATCAGGTATTGTTGCCAATTGGTTGATCGGCATGGCGACATTTTTGACGACATCCGCACGGGATCTAATTGGCAAAATGGCGGGTACGGCACTTCCGGTGATCTTGTTCGTTGCCGGGAATTTCCAACATAGTGCTGCAAACATGGGATATTTTAGTCTTGGAGTGATTGCCTCAGATCAATATAGCTGGACTGACTACTTGTTCTTTAATCTAATTCCTGCAAGTATCGGTAATATCATTGGCGGGGCGATTCTTGTGTCACTATTGTTTTCGTATGCTTTTCGTAATGAGATGAATGGGCAGTTAGATCAGTAA